The genomic stretch CGCCATCCAGGCGATCGGCATCGATCCGGAGGATGTTTCGCCCGACCATTGGCGGCACGTCCACAACCGTCTGACCGCCGGCCATGAACCGCGCGTCTACAGCGCCGACCAGCACCGGGCGTTCCTCAAGCGCCGGAGCGTCGCGCCATGACCCGCTTCGGCTATGTGATGGTGACGTATTTCTCGATCATGGGCGTCGCCATCGCGTCCTTCATCCCGACGCCGACGCGACTGGTCTGGAACGTCTCCGCCAGCGCGCCGGTTGGCCTCTACGCCATCGATCCGCCCGGCGACCTGACCGTCACCGATCTGGTCGCAGTCGATCCGCCTGAACCGCTCGCCGACTTCATGGTGGAGCGCGGCTATATCGGCCGCGGCGTGCCACTGTTGAAGCGCGTCATGGGACTGCCGGGGCAGGAAGTCTGCCGCGTCCACCGCACGATCACGGTCGATGGCGTGGAACTCGGCACGGCGCTCGACCGCGACCGCTCGGGCCGCGAACTGCCGGTGTGGAACGGCTGCCGCCGCATCGCCGGTGACGAGATCTTCCTAATGAACGCCGATGTCCGCGACAGCCTCGACGGCCGCTACTTCGGCCCGATCAAGGTCGGCACCGTCATCGGCCGTGCGACGCCGATCTACACCGACGAGGACGGCGATGGCCGCTTCGTCTGGCGCGCCCAGACCGCAGCAACGTCGCGCTGATCGCCGAGATCCCGGCGGGCATGGCGCTCGCCGGCTTTCACCCAACCCCCAGCATCGAGGAGTTTCCCATGCCGCAGATCGGCCAGTTTACCCGTGAGACGACGGGCTTCGTCGGGCGCGTCCACACGTTCACCCTCTACCGCGAACTCACCATCGTTCCGGCCGAGCTGTCCGATGCCGAGAACGCGCCGGACTATCGCATCCACCACGGTGCTGACGACGGGCCGGAGATCGGCGCGGGCTGGAAACGCACCGGCGAGCGCGCCGGCGAATACATCTCGCTGCTGATCGACGATCCGGCCTTGCCGCAACCGATCCGCGCCAACCTGTTCCGCGACGATGACGGCGGGGCCGCCTGGTCGCTGCACTGGACGCGCGCGGTCAAGCGCGGCGAGCGGGAGTGATCCCATGCGCCATGCCTTCAGAATTGCGCGCCTGCTGTCCCGTCGAAGTCCCATCCCTTTGTTCGCGAACAGGCCGTCTCATCCCTTCGTCCCGCTCGACGATCCGTCGGCCGGCGCGCGCAGCGAAGGTCAAGGGCGATCGAAGATCGGCGCTGTGCGCGAACCCTTGACCGCAGCGAGCACGCTGGCAGGCTGGCGTCGTTGCGGAGACAGGATGCCCGTCCGATCGGCGGTCCTTCTGTTTTCCGCCGTGCTCGCCGTCGCGATACCGCTGCCCTGTC from Brevundimonas sp. SL130 encodes the following:
- a CDS encoding S26 family signal peptidase; protein product: MTRFGYVMVTYFSIMGVAIASFIPTPTRLVWNVSASAPVGLYAIDPPGDLTVTDLVAVDPPEPLADFMVERGYIGRGVPLLKRVMGLPGQEVCRVHRTITVDGVELGTALDRDRSGRELPVWNGCRRIAGDEIFLMNADVRDSLDGRYFGPIKVGTVIGRATPIYTDEDGDGRFVWRAQTAATSR
- a CDS encoding DUF736 domain-containing protein, translated to MPQIGQFTRETTGFVGRVHTFTLYRELTIVPAELSDAENAPDYRIHHGADDGPEIGAGWKRTGERAGEYISLLIDDPALPQPIRANLFRDDDGGAAWSLHWTRAVKRGERE